Proteins encoded together in one Flavobacteriales bacterium window:
- a CDS encoding glycosyltransferase family 9 protein — MSPPPEHIVLSRPDSIGDVMLTLPMAGLLKERFPGVRITFIGRDYTAPVLRCCSHVDQVLTLEDLMAGEAGSMLSDLRADVLVHVFPHRAVARWARSARIPMRIGTSHRWWHWTTCTHRVAFSRRRSPLHEAQLNTMLLRPLGLEGVPSLAQLSERTGFSAPLHTVLPADLAPTAGRTVILHPGSQGSAVEWGLDNFAALMRGLNRLGIRTVVTGTAVEAERYRPHLPWSDPLVLDAGGRLSLEQLVALIGSADGLVAASTGPLHIAAACGIRAVGLFAPRRPIHPGRWAPIGRDAHALVHDPDCPTCRAGRPCDCITRIAPERVLALLEGLPAH, encoded by the coding sequence ATGAGCCCCCCGCCTGAGCACATCGTCCTGAGCCGCCCGGACAGCATCGGTGACGTGATGCTCACCCTGCCCATGGCGGGCCTGCTCAAGGAACGGTTCCCAGGCGTGCGCATCACGTTCATCGGCCGCGACTACACCGCACCCGTGCTGCGGTGCTGTAGCCATGTGGACCAGGTGCTGACCCTGGAGGACCTGATGGCCGGTGAAGCCGGGTCCATGCTCTCCGACCTGCGCGCCGATGTGTTGGTGCATGTGTTCCCCCACCGCGCCGTGGCCCGCTGGGCGCGGTCCGCCCGGATCCCCATGCGCATCGGGACGTCACACCGGTGGTGGCACTGGACCACGTGCACGCATCGTGTGGCGTTCAGCCGACGTCGGAGCCCGCTTCACGAAGCCCAGTTGAACACGATGCTGCTGCGTCCGCTCGGCCTGGAAGGTGTGCCCTCCCTGGCGCAGCTGAGCGAACGCACCGGCTTCAGCGCGCCGCTGCACACGGTCCTTCCGGCCGACCTGGCCCCGACCGCGGGGCGCACAGTGATCCTTCATCCGGGTTCGCAGGGCAGCGCCGTGGAATGGGGGCTGGACAACTTCGCTGCGCTGATGCGCGGTCTGAACCGGCTCGGCATCCGCACGGTGGTCACCGGCACCGCTGTGGAGGCTGAACGCTACCGCCCCCATCTTCCGTGGAGCGATCCGCTGGTCCTTGATGCCGGTGGACGACTGAGCCTGGAGCAGCTGGTGGCCCTCATCGGCAGTGCGGATGGACTGGTGGCGGCAAGCACGGGACCGTTGCACATCGCTGCCGCGTGCGGCATCCGTGCCGTGGGCCTGTTCGCCCCCCGTCGCCCCATCCATCCAGGGCGTTGGGCCCCGATCGGCCGCGATGCCCACGCATTGGTGCATGACCCGGACTGCCCCACATGCCGCGCAGGACGGCCGTGCGACTGCATCACGCGGATCGCTCCGGAGCGTGTGCTGGCGCTGCTTGAAGGCCTGCCTGCGCATTGA
- a CDS encoding glycosyltransferase family 2 protein, whose translation MGISAVIITRNEEANIARCLKGLSGLVQDVVVVDAESTDGTRRIAEAHGARVVTRRWTNYSDQKNFANDLASQAYILSVDADEVPSPELARSIRNAQANGPHGAYRMHRLTNYCGTWVRHGGWYPDTKTRLFPKDGARWTGDHVHEVLELALGTPVQLLEGDLLHYSYPSLDAHRERIERYSDLHAQALHRSGRRAGAVKRWLSPVAKFLQGYVLQAGFLDGKAGWHIATLSARAVWLKYAKLHALQHEPPA comes from the coding sequence ATGGGCATCTCGGCGGTCATCATCACACGCAACGAGGAGGCCAACATCGCCCGCTGCCTGAAGGGCCTCTCCGGCCTGGTGCAGGACGTGGTGGTGGTGGACGCCGAAAGCACGGACGGCACCCGACGGATCGCGGAGGCGCATGGCGCACGCGTGGTGACACGTCGCTGGACCAACTACAGCGATCAGAAGAACTTCGCGAACGACCTGGCTTCGCAAGCCTACATCCTGAGCGTGGACGCCGACGAAGTGCCCTCCCCCGAGCTGGCCCGGTCCATCCGGAACGCGCAGGCCAACGGACCGCATGGCGCCTACCGCATGCATCGGCTCACCAACTACTGCGGCACCTGGGTGCGGCACGGTGGATGGTACCCTGATACCAAGACGCGGCTCTTCCCGAAAGACGGGGCGCGCTGGACCGGCGACCATGTGCACGAAGTGCTGGAGCTCGCCCTTGGAACACCCGTGCAGCTGCTCGAAGGTGACCTGCTCCACTACAGCTATCCCTCCCTCGACGCCCACCGCGAGCGCATTGAACGGTACAGCGACCTGCACGCCCAAGCGCTGCACCGGTCGGGCCGGCGCGCCGGAGCGGTCAAGCGATGGTTGTCGCCCGTGGCCAAGTTCCTTCAAGGCTACGTGCTGCAGGCGGGCTTCCTCGATGGAAAAGCGGGCTGGCACATCGCCACCCTCAGCGCCCGGGCCGTGTGGCTGAAGTATGCGAAGCTCCACGCCCTTCAGCATGAGCCCCCCGCCTGA
- a CDS encoding S8 family serine peptidase, producing the protein MKNLFLTLATALLIPALLPAQDQQPAYLPGDVLVMLQPGADAAAIANDLRVVDGLPTGLRVVEEVSAPLRAWMLHYDQPALPQPVMLRAVQRHRATLLAQNNHVVTDRVVPNDPQFGQQWHHVNPNDADIDSDLAWDITTGGVTAAGDTIVVCIIENADLPHPDLIGNAWFNHLEIPNDGIDNDANGYVDDHRGWNPGGNNDNVYGGGHGTQVAGMIGAKGNNNTSVSGANWNVEMMVVTRQGVSEAQVLASYTYPLVMRRLYNQTGGNKGAFVVATNASWGIDFGDPADAPLWCAMYDTLGTAGVLNCGATANQNINIDVEGDLPTACPSPFMVSVTATNNNDLRTFSGFGATTIDVGAPGENVVTTSMGGGTGSTSGTSFASPLTAGVIALLYSAPCATLGALAQADPLAAALYVRDKLFEGVDQVGNLPGNTVTGGRINAFNSLQAIMAGCGPCPPPYDLNAENVAIGDVMFSWGSTASGPFTVQYRPVGSSTWTTQAGLINLAFMASGLTPCTPYEFQVIAECDTLTSDPSALFTWTTEGCCAPPDGLGAGFAGDNVANVFWSAVLAASSYEVEVSPAGAGNWTSYPGIINTSFEISGLTPCSAYDVRVRSVCNGIPTAWSATITVQTSGCGACMDNTFCPSESDDASEEWIANVTLGSINHTTGTDGGYGDHTAQSTSLNQGASYPISLTPGYDGFAYDEYFTVWVDLDQDGAFTTTGELVYSSPVANGTVNGNINIPAWATPGSTRMRVIMVFDQAATSGCEDGYDFGETEDYCVTLLDPNTGIAELSAGVIVQHFPDPADRDVFFNVYGATGQGPVTIELLDNAGQVVERRSSTSGRITLTTAWLADGLYFYRAVQDERELGRGKLMVAH; encoded by the coding sequence ATGAAGAACCTGTTCCTCACCCTCGCCACGGCCCTGTTGATCCCCGCCCTGCTGCCGGCGCAGGACCAGCAGCCCGCCTACCTCCCCGGCGATGTGCTCGTGATGCTCCAGCCCGGGGCCGATGCGGCCGCCATCGCCAACGACCTGCGCGTGGTGGACGGCCTGCCCACCGGCCTGCGTGTGGTGGAGGAAGTGAGCGCCCCGCTGCGCGCGTGGATGCTCCACTACGATCAGCCCGCCCTGCCCCAGCCAGTGATGCTGCGCGCCGTGCAGCGCCACCGCGCCACCCTGCTGGCCCAGAACAACCACGTGGTGACCGACCGCGTGGTGCCCAACGACCCGCAATTCGGGCAGCAGTGGCACCACGTGAACCCCAACGATGCCGACATCGACAGCGACCTGGCCTGGGACATCACCACCGGCGGGGTGACCGCTGCGGGCGACACGATCGTGGTGTGCATCATCGAGAACGCCGACCTGCCCCACCCCGACCTGATCGGCAACGCCTGGTTCAACCACCTGGAGATCCCCAATGACGGCATTGACAACGATGCCAACGGGTACGTGGACGACCACCGCGGATGGAACCCCGGTGGCAACAACGACAACGTGTACGGCGGGGGCCACGGCACCCAGGTGGCCGGCATGATCGGGGCCAAGGGCAACAACAACACCTCCGTGAGCGGCGCCAACTGGAACGTGGAGATGATGGTGGTGACCCGGCAGGGGGTGAGCGAGGCCCAAGTGCTGGCGAGCTACACCTATCCCCTGGTGATGCGCCGCCTTTACAACCAGACCGGTGGCAACAAGGGGGCCTTCGTGGTGGCCACCAATGCCAGCTGGGGCATCGACTTCGGCGACCCGGCGGACGCCCCGCTCTGGTGCGCCATGTACGACACCCTCGGCACGGCGGGCGTGCTGAACTGCGGCGCCACGGCCAACCAGAACATCAACATCGACGTGGAGGGCGACCTGCCCACGGCCTGCCCCAGCCCCTTCATGGTGAGCGTCACCGCCACGAACAACAACGACCTGCGCACCTTCAGCGGCTTCGGCGCCACCACCATCGATGTGGGCGCGCCGGGCGAGAACGTGGTGACCACCAGCATGGGTGGTGGAACGGGAAGCACCAGTGGCACGAGCTTCGCCAGCCCGCTCACCGCCGGGGTCATCGCCCTGCTGTACAGCGCGCCCTGCGCCACGCTCGGCGCACTGGCCCAGGCCGATCCCCTGGCCGCTGCCCTGTACGTGCGCGACAAGCTCTTCGAAGGCGTGGACCAAGTGGGCAACCTGCCGGGCAACACCGTCACCGGCGGCCGCATCAACGCCTTCAACAGTTTGCAGGCCATCATGGCCGGTTGCGGCCCCTGCCCACCGCCCTACGACCTCAACGCCGAGAACGTCGCCATCGGTGATGTGATGTTCTCCTGGGGCAGCACCGCCAGCGGCCCCTTCACCGTGCAGTACCGCCCGGTGGGCAGCAGCACCTGGACCACCCAGGCCGGATTGATCAACCTGGCCTTCATGGCCTCCGGGCTCACTCCCTGCACGCCGTATGAATTCCAGGTGATCGCCGAGTGCGATACACTGACCAGCGACCCGAGCGCCCTGTTCACCTGGACCACCGAGGGCTGCTGCGCTCCGCCGGACGGCCTTGGCGCGGGCTTCGCGGGGGACAACGTCGCCAACGTGTTCTGGAGCGCCGTGCTGGCCGCATCGTCCTATGAAGTGGAAGTGAGCCCCGCCGGAGCCGGCAACTGGACGAGCTATCCCGGCATCATCAACACCAGCTTCGAGATCAGCGGATTGACGCCCTGCTCGGCCTATGATGTGCGCGTGCGGTCCGTGTGCAACGGGATTCCCACGGCCTGGAGCGCCACCATCACCGTTCAGACCTCCGGTTGCGGCGCCTGTATGGACAACACGTTCTGCCCCTCGGAGAGCGATGATGCCAGCGAGGAGTGGATCGCGAACGTCACCCTCGGCAGCATCAACCACACCACCGGAACGGATGGCGGCTACGGCGACCACACCGCGCAGTCCACTTCGCTGAACCAGGGCGCCAGCTATCCCATCTCCCTCACCCCGGGCTATGATGGCTTCGCCTACGACGAGTACTTCACCGTGTGGGTCGACCTGGATCAGGACGGCGCCTTCACCACCACGGGTGAGCTGGTGTACAGCTCCCCGGTGGCGAACGGGACCGTGAATGGCAACATCAACATCCCCGCCTGGGCCACTCCCGGCAGCACCCGGATGCGGGTGATCATGGTGTTCGATCAGGCCGCCACCTCCGGCTGTGAGGACGGGTATGATTTCGGTGAGACCGAGGACTACTGCGTCACCCTGTTGGACCCCAACACCGGCATCGCCGAGCTTTCCGCCGGTGTGATCGTACAGCACTTCCCCGACCCGGCGGACCGCGATGTCTTCTTCAACGTGTACGGCGCCACCGGGCAGGGCCCGGTGACGATCGAGCTGCTCGACAACGCCGGACAGGTGGTGGAACGCCGGAGCTCCACGAGCGGTCGGATCACGCTCACCACCGCCTGGCTGGCCGACGGGCTGTATTTCTACCGGGCCGTGCAGGACGAGCGGGAGCTGGGCCGTGGCAAGTTGATGGTGGCCCACTGA
- a CDS encoding bifunctional UDP-N-acetylmuramoyl-tripeptide:D-alanyl-D-alanine ligase/alanine racemase, which translates to MSRIAEAVGGVLHAPLGDGPVTELVLDSRRPHLLPDTLFVALRGERHDGHRYLADLVERGVGHALVGALPAPELRERLNTILVPNTLDALQRLAAWHRGQFHGPVVGITGSNGKTVVKEWIAQLLGREEHIARSPGSWNSQVGVPLSVWGLRGGHSLGLFEAGISRPGEMARLRPIIRPTIGVFTSLGPAHGENFVDDRAKALEKLDLFRDAQVLVYPQDITTLHAAVKELHIDQHLLTRTWSREGSAFLHLLREERVEGGLRLTIAHGPEVFTVQLPFDDHASVANAMTCMTLLLHLGRTPAWLQEHIPQLHPVAMRLELVDGVNGSLLINDAYSNDTASLAIALDHLAAHATGRERIVVLGDIHESGEAPAGLYERVAGLLHRARVERVLGVGPQLTAHAARFGPQARFFPDADALLREVPTDALRDAAVLVKGARSLGLERVVERWQRQVHGTVLEIDLEAVRHNLNHFRGLLRPGTGVLAMVKAFGYGSGATELARLFAYERVDMLGVAYADEGIALRQEGIALPILVMNPEPVPFEVMHRFRLEPVVYDLRSLHTAIDHARSHADAPPVHLKIDTGMHRLGFDPDHLVPAIDALRQAPFLRVSTVFSHFAASEDPAHDAFTRDQLARFTTAADRVEAVLKQRPKRHIANSAGISRFPEAHLDLVRPGIGLHGVGFDATESAKLRPAARLLTTIAQVKELKAGDSVGYGRRHRVQAPQRIAVLPIGYADGLFRSLGHGVGHVRIHGRPAPFVGGICMDMCMVDVTAIACQPGDPVTVFGPERPLVDHARDMGTIPYEALTAVSQRVKRVFVHG; encoded by the coding sequence TTGAGCCGCATCGCCGAGGCCGTGGGCGGGGTCCTGCACGCCCCGCTGGGCGATGGGCCCGTGACGGAGCTCGTTCTGGATTCACGCCGGCCGCACCTGCTGCCCGACACGCTGTTCGTGGCCCTGCGGGGCGAACGCCACGACGGGCATCGATACTTGGCCGATCTGGTGGAACGCGGGGTGGGACATGCTCTGGTGGGCGCGCTTCCGGCCCCCGAGCTGCGCGAACGGCTGAACACCATCCTCGTGCCCAACACCCTGGACGCGTTGCAACGGCTGGCGGCCTGGCATCGCGGACAGTTCCATGGCCCCGTGGTGGGCATCACGGGCAGCAACGGGAAGACCGTGGTGAAGGAGTGGATCGCGCAGCTGCTGGGTCGGGAGGAGCACATCGCCCGCAGCCCCGGCAGCTGGAACAGCCAGGTGGGCGTGCCGCTGAGCGTGTGGGGGCTGCGCGGGGGGCACAGCCTCGGCCTCTTCGAGGCGGGCATCAGCCGGCCCGGGGAGATGGCCCGTCTGCGACCCATCATCCGCCCCACCATCGGGGTGTTCACCAGCCTGGGACCCGCGCACGGCGAGAACTTCGTCGATGACCGGGCCAAGGCGCTTGAAAAGCTCGATCTCTTCCGCGATGCCCAGGTGCTCGTGTACCCGCAGGACATCACCACGCTGCATGCGGCGGTGAAGGAGCTGCATATCGACCAGCACCTGCTGACGCGCACCTGGTCGCGGGAGGGATCGGCCTTCCTGCACCTGCTCCGGGAGGAACGCGTGGAGGGCGGGCTCCGGCTCACGATCGCCCACGGCCCGGAGGTCTTCACCGTGCAGCTGCCTTTCGACGACCATGCCAGCGTGGCCAACGCCATGACCTGCATGACGCTGCTGTTGCACCTGGGCCGAACGCCAGCCTGGCTGCAAGAGCACATTCCCCAGCTGCACCCTGTGGCCATGCGTCTGGAACTGGTGGACGGGGTGAACGGCAGCCTGCTGATCAACGACGCTTACAGCAACGATACGGCCTCGCTGGCCATCGCCCTGGACCATCTTGCCGCGCACGCCACCGGCCGGGAACGGATCGTGGTGCTGGGCGACATCCACGAGAGCGGCGAAGCGCCCGCAGGTCTGTATGAACGGGTGGCCGGGCTGCTGCACCGGGCCCGGGTGGAGCGTGTGCTGGGGGTGGGGCCCCAGCTCACCGCCCACGCCGCGCGGTTCGGGCCGCAGGCCCGCTTCTTCCCCGATGCGGACGCCCTGCTGCGCGAGGTGCCCACGGATGCCCTGCGCGACGCCGCCGTGCTGGTGAAAGGTGCCCGCAGCCTGGGCCTGGAGCGCGTGGTGGAACGCTGGCAACGGCAGGTGCACGGCACGGTGCTGGAGATCGATCTGGAGGCCGTGCGGCACAACCTCAACCACTTCCGCGGTCTGCTGCGGCCCGGCACCGGCGTGCTGGCCATGGTGAAGGCCTTCGGCTACGGCAGCGGCGCCACCGAGCTGGCCCGCCTGTTCGCCTACGAACGCGTGGACATGCTGGGCGTGGCCTACGCCGACGAGGGCATCGCCCTGCGCCAGGAAGGCATCGCCCTGCCCATCCTGGTGATGAACCCCGAGCCCGTGCCGTTCGAGGTGATGCACCGCTTCCGCCTGGAACCCGTGGTGTACGACCTGCGCTCGCTGCACACGGCCATCGACCACGCCCGATCGCATGCCGACGCCCCCCCAGTGCACCTGAAGATCGACACCGGCATGCACCGCCTGGGCTTCGACCCCGACCACTTGGTACCGGCCATCGACGCGCTCCGGCAGGCTCCCTTCCTGCGGGTGAGCACCGTGTTCAGCCATTTCGCCGCCAGCGAGGACCCGGCCCACGATGCCTTCACCCGCGACCAGCTGGCCCGCTTCACCACCGCCGCCGACCGGGTGGAGGCCGTGCTGAAGCAGCGGCCGAAACGCCACATCGCCAACTCGGCCGGCATCAGCCGCTTCCCGGAGGCCCACCTGGACCTGGTGCGGCCCGGCATCGGCCTGCACGGCGTGGGCTTCGACGCCACCGAGAGCGCCAAGCTCCGGCCCGCGGCGCGCCTGCTCACCACCATCGCCCAGGTGAAGGAGCTGAAGGCCGGGGACAGCGTGGGCTACGGTCGTCGCCATCGCGTGCAGGCCCCCCAGCGCATCGCCGTACTGCCGATCGGCTATGCCGACGGCCTGTTCCGCAGCCTGGGCCACGGTGTGGGCCATGTGCGCATCCACGGGCGACCCGCACCGTTCGTGGGCGGCATCTGCATGGACATGTGCATGGTGGACGTCACCGCCATCGCCTGCCAACCCGGTGACCCGGTGACGGTGTTCGGCCCCGAACGACCGCTGGTGGACCATGCGCGGGACATGGGCACCATTCCGTACGAAGCGCTGACCGCCGTAAGCCAGCGGGTGAAGCGGGTGTTCGTGCACGGGTAG
- a CDS encoding thymidine kinase, with product MFLERVRSQAPGKGWIEVICGSMFSGKTEELIRRLRRAEFARQKVEIFKPSVDTRYADTEVVSHDATSIRSTPVPNSSNLLLLAADIDVVGIDEAQFFDEGLPQVCAQLANSGVRVIAAGLDMDFQGRPFGPMPHLMAIAEHVSKVHAICVHCGQLATFSHRTHASTDLIHLGETDSYVPLCRGCFEAARLDQDAPARHAAARR from the coding sequence ATGTTCCTGGAGCGCGTCCGCAGCCAAGCCCCCGGTAAGGGCTGGATCGAGGTGATCTGCGGATCGATGTTCAGCGGCAAGACCGAGGAACTGATCCGCCGACTGCGCCGGGCGGAGTTCGCCCGCCAGAAGGTGGAGATCTTCAAACCCAGCGTGGACACGCGCTACGCCGACACCGAAGTGGTGAGCCACGACGCCACCAGCATCCGGAGCACCCCGGTGCCCAACAGCAGCAACCTGCTGCTGCTGGCCGCCGACATCGACGTGGTGGGCATCGACGAGGCCCAGTTCTTCGACGAGGGCCTTCCACAGGTGTGCGCGCAGCTGGCCAACAGCGGTGTACGCGTGATCGCCGCCGGGCTGGACATGGACTTCCAAGGACGGCCGTTCGGCCCCATGCCCCATCTGATGGCCATCGCCGAGCACGTATCGAAGGTGCACGCCATCTGTGTGCACTGCGGACAGCTGGCCACCTTCAGCCACCGCACGCACGCCAGCACCGACCTCATCCACCTCGGGGAGACCGACAGCTACGTGCCCTTGTGCCGCGGCTGCTTCGAGGCGGCCCGCCTGGACCAGGACGCTCCGGCCCGCCACGCGGCCGCCCGCCGATGA
- a CDS encoding M28 family peptidase, which translates to MRILHLPLLALAALPAAAQDAAAVLANARRWVDTLASPALHGRGYVNGGDSLAAELIAAEFDRLGLLRVRDSRSEPFSFTVNTFPDSVKLAVDGAPLRPGIDFLVDPGSGSAKGRYDVVHLTLNDLATPERRAMTMGVVTGRAIALHLPVVRDADSLALVRGVQDELLHYGPVLRRSAGKLTWGVAQQAARFPLLELSAEVWNDSATTIDLRVANRLRKHNARNVWGLVKGRSSKELVVVTAHYDHLGRMGPDVLFPGANDNASGVSMLLNLAARYAREKPWCDVLFIAFAGEEAGLVGSEWCAVDRAFDLGAVKLLINLDLLGTGEEGITVVNATAHQEVFDRMVAGNTASGRLAQVKPRGPACNSDHCPFVKRGVPAVFIYTMGGITAYHDVFDRAETLPLTEYHDVYLTLVDLINGLK; encoded by the coding sequence ATGCGCATCCTCCATCTTCCCCTCCTGGCGCTCGCGGCCCTGCCCGCTGCCGCACAGGACGCCGCCGCCGTGCTCGCCAACGCGCGCCGGTGGGTGGACACCCTCGCCTCGCCTGCGCTGCACGGTCGGGGCTATGTGAACGGCGGCGACAGCCTCGCCGCCGAGCTCATCGCCGCCGAGTTCGACCGCCTGGGCCTGCTCCGTGTCCGCGACAGCCGGTCCGAGCCCTTCAGCTTCACGGTGAACACCTTTCCGGACAGTGTGAAGCTCGCCGTGGACGGAGCACCCCTTCGGCCCGGCATCGACTTCCTCGTCGACCCCGGGTCCGGAAGCGCCAAGGGCCGCTATGACGTGGTGCACCTCACGCTCAACGACCTCGCCACACCGGAACGAAGGGCCATGACCATGGGCGTGGTCACCGGGCGGGCCATTGCCCTGCACCTACCCGTCGTTCGCGATGCCGATTCACTGGCCTTGGTGCGCGGTGTCCAGGATGAGCTGCTCCACTACGGCCCGGTGCTGCGCAGGTCGGCCGGGAAGCTCACCTGGGGCGTAGCTCAGCAAGCCGCACGCTTTCCGTTGCTGGAGCTCAGTGCCGAGGTGTGGAACGACAGCGCCACGACCATCGACCTGCGTGTGGCCAACCGGTTGCGCAAGCACAACGCGCGCAACGTGTGGGGCCTGGTGAAGGGTCGGAGCAGCAAGGAACTGGTGGTGGTCACGGCCCACTACGACCATCTGGGCCGGATGGGTCCCGACGTCCTCTTCCCCGGGGCCAATGACAACGCCAGCGGAGTGAGCATGCTGCTCAACCTGGCGGCGCGGTACGCCCGGGAGAAGCCGTGGTGCGATGTGCTCTTCATCGCGTTCGCCGGGGAGGAGGCCGGTCTGGTGGGCAGTGAGTGGTGCGCGGTGGACCGCGCGTTCGACCTTGGGGCCGTGAAGCTGCTGATCAACCTCGACCTCCTGGGCACCGGCGAGGAAGGGATCACCGTCGTGAACGCCACGGCGCACCAGGAGGTCTTCGATCGGATGGTGGCGGGCAACACGGCCAGTGGGCGGCTGGCGCAGGTGAAGCCCCGTGGACCGGCCTGCAACAGCGACCACTGCCCATTCGTGAAGCGCGGCGTGCCGGCCGTCTTCATCTACACCATGGGCGGCATCACCGCCTACCACGACGTGTTCGACCGTGCGGAGACCCTGCCGCTCACCGAGTATCACGACGTGTATCTCACCTTGGTGGACCTCATCAACGGGTTGAAGTGA
- the rsmI gene encoding 16S rRNA (cytidine(1402)-2'-O)-methyltransferase, whose product MSGRLTVVPTPIGNLEDITLRARRVLAEADAVVAEDTRVSGRLLQHLGIARPLLSFHTVNEHRMVEQLIARLERGEHLALVSDAGTPGISDPGYLLVRAALRADIPVECLPGATAFVPALVCSGLPCERFVFEGFLPQKKGRRTRLEALRDEPRTIVLYESPHRMLRLLDELAGVLGPDRPACASREISKMHEEHVRGSVAQLQAHFSAHAPRGEFVVCVGGAS is encoded by the coding sequence GTGAGCGGCCGATTGACCGTGGTGCCGACCCCCATCGGCAACCTGGAGGACATCACCCTCCGCGCCCGGCGTGTGCTGGCGGAGGCGGACGCGGTGGTGGCCGAGGATACCCGGGTGAGCGGGCGTTTGCTACAGCACTTGGGCATCGCGCGACCGCTCCTCAGCTTCCATACCGTGAATGAGCACCGCATGGTGGAGCAGCTCATCGCACGGCTTGAACGAGGTGAGCACCTGGCGTTGGTGAGCGATGCCGGTACACCGGGCATCAGCGACCCGGGCTATCTGTTGGTGCGGGCCGCCCTGCGCGCCGACATCCCTGTGGAGTGCCTGCCCGGCGCCACGGCTTTCGTTCCTGCATTGGTGTGCAGCGGCCTGCCCTGCGAGCGCTTCGTGTTCGAGGGGTTCCTGCCCCAGAAGAAAGGACGGCGCACCCGCCTGGAAGCGCTGCGTGACGAACCCCGCACCATCGTGCTGTACGAGAGCCCCCACCGGATGCTGCGGTTGCTGGACGAACTGGCCGGGGTGCTGGGCCCGGACCGTCCCGCCTGTGCGAGCCGCGAGATCAGCAAGATGCACGAGGAGCACGTCCGTGGCAGTGTCGCACAGCTGCAGGCGCACTTCAGCGCGCACGCGCCGCGTGGCGAGTTCGTGGTGTGCGTGGGTGGAGCCTCATGA
- a CDS encoding zinc-binding dehydrogenase, producing MRAWQLHRHGDPERGLRLAEVADPQPGPGQVLIRAEGFGINYADVMAVRGLYREAPPLPSVLGYEVVGRVVECGPGVSPALQGRRVVALTRFGGYAELALADARACAPVPDGLPLGVAAALATQGCTAWYAARMAVPLRAGMRVLVHSAAGGVGQLLVQLALHSGCTVFAVAGGAEKVAHLRALGVQHPVDRLAGPYDAAVRSALAGARLDVSFNAVAGRSFRTDMGLIGSGGTVVLFGGAQRGSGAGPFATLRFVWDMGLVVPIFLMMRSKGIVGINMLKLGDHRPELVAECLQAVVHATAGGMLRPHVHATLPAKQLPSALRALGSGLTLGKVALSWADDPVQGSGTTSAR from the coding sequence ATGCGCGCCTGGCAACTTCATCGGCACGGTGATCCCGAGCGCGGCCTGCGGCTCGCGGAGGTCGCCGATCCGCAGCCCGGGCCCGGTCAGGTCCTCATCCGGGCCGAGGGCTTCGGCATCAACTACGCCGATGTGATGGCCGTGCGCGGCCTCTACCGCGAGGCCCCGCCGCTGCCCAGCGTGCTGGGCTATGAGGTGGTGGGCCGGGTGGTGGAGTGCGGTCCGGGCGTTTCCCCCGCGCTGCAAGGACGCCGGGTGGTGGCGTTGACACGCTTCGGCGGATATGCGGAACTGGCGCTGGCGGATGCGCGGGCGTGCGCTCCGGTTCCCGATGGGCTGCCGCTGGGCGTGGCCGCCGCGCTGGCCACCCAGGGCTGCACGGCCTGGTACGCCGCGCGCATGGCCGTGCCGCTCCGTGCCGGCATGCGGGTGCTGGTACACAGCGCCGCCGGTGGGGTGGGGCAGCTGCTCGTCCAGCTGGCCTTGCACAGCGGATGCACGGTGTTCGCCGTGGCCGGCGGGGCGGAAAAGGTGGCCCACCTGCGGGCCTTGGGTGTGCAGCATCCGGTCGACCGGTTGGCGGGGCCATACGATGCCGCCGTGCGGTCCGCGCTCGCCGGCGCGCGGCTCGATGTCAGCTTCAACGCCGTGGCGGGGCGCAGTTTCCGCACGGACATGGGCCTGATCGGCAGCGGTGGCACGGTCGTGCTATTCGGTGGTGCCCAACGCGGCAGCGGCGCGGGTCCGTTCGCCACCCTGCGCTTCGTGTGGGACATGGGCCTGGTGGTGCCCATCTTCCTGATGATGCGCAGCAAGGGCATCGTCGGCATCAACATGTTGAAGCTCGGCGACCACCGGCCCGAACTCGTGGCCGAATGCCTTCAGGCCGTGGTGCATGCTACGGCCGGGGGAATGCTGCGGCCGCACGTGCACGCCACGCTGCCTGCGAAGCAGCTTCCCTCAGCGCTGCGCGCGCTGGGCTCAGGCCTCACACTCGGCAAGGTGGCCCTGTCGTGGGCCGATGATCCGGTTCAGGGATCGGGGACGACCTCGGCGCGCTGA